From Domibacillus sp. DTU_2020_1001157_1_SI_ALB_TIR_016, a single genomic window includes:
- a CDS encoding ABC transporter ATP-binding protein, with the protein MEKVLDVKNLHISFDLHAGEVRAVRGVGFHLEKGETLAIVGESGSGKSVTTKALMRLIPNPPGRIKEGQIWFGGRDLAVLTEKEMEKIRGKEISMIFQDPMTSLNPTMKIGKQIMEPLIKHQKMSKGEAYKRAAELLTLVGLQNPEMRMKQFPHQFSGGQRQRIVIAIALACNPKVLIADEPTTALDVTIQAQILELMKELQKKIDTAIIFITHDLGVVANVADRVAVMYGGQIVETGTVDEIFYDPRHPYTWGLLSSMPSPDTDHEAELRAIPGTPPDLINPPKGDAFALRSDYAMAIDFEQEPPLYQVSDTHFVKSWLLHEQAPKVEPPEIVKMQRRSMPGNYDKPVLAGEGM; encoded by the coding sequence ATGGAGAAAGTATTAGATGTTAAAAATTTACACATTTCCTTTGATTTGCATGCAGGAGAGGTAAGAGCGGTGCGGGGAGTGGGTTTTCACCTTGAGAAAGGAGAAACACTGGCCATTGTCGGTGAATCCGGCTCCGGGAAATCGGTTACCACAAAAGCGCTCATGAGGCTTATTCCAAATCCGCCAGGCCGCATTAAAGAAGGGCAGATTTGGTTTGGAGGACGCGACCTTGCCGTGCTGACCGAAAAAGAAATGGAGAAAATTCGCGGTAAGGAAATATCAATGATCTTTCAGGATCCGATGACTTCATTAAATCCGACGATGAAAATTGGCAAACAAATTATGGAGCCGCTCATCAAGCATCAAAAAATGAGTAAAGGGGAGGCGTACAAGCGGGCTGCTGAATTACTGACACTTGTTGGGCTGCAAAATCCAGAAATGCGTATGAAGCAGTTTCCCCACCAATTTTCAGGCGGCCAGCGCCAGCGGATCGTGATTGCCATTGCACTCGCCTGCAATCCAAAAGTATTGATTGCGGATGAACCAACAACAGCCCTTGATGTAACGATACAAGCTCAAATTTTAGAATTAATGAAGGAGCTTCAAAAGAAAATCGACACAGCGATTATTTTTATTACGCATGATCTTGGTGTTGTGGCGAATGTTGCGGACCGTGTTGCCGTGATGTATGGCGGGCAAATTGTAGAAACAGGAACCGTTGATGAAATTTTTTACGATCCGAGGCATCCATATACATGGGGACTTCTGTCTTCCATGCCAAGTCCGGATACGGATCATGAAGCAGAACTTCGGGCTATTCCGGGCACCCCGCCGGATTTAATCAATCCACCAAAAGGCGATGCATTTGCTCTTAGAAGCGACTACGCTATGGCGATTGATTTTGAACAGGAGCCGCCGCTTTATCAAGTATCGGATACACATTTTGTGAAATCGTGGCTGCTGCATGAACAGGCACCAAAGGTTGAACCACCAGAAATCGTAAAAATGCAGCGTCGCTCCATGCCGGGAAATTATGATAAGCCTGTGCTGGCCGGGGAGGGAATGTAA